In Myxococcus virescens, a single genomic region encodes these proteins:
- the hmgA gene encoding homogentisate 1,2-dioxygenase, whose translation MTTQSSSEVSPGSVLKTAPGAYLSGFGNEFATEAVPGALPEGQNSPQRAPFGLYAEQLSGSAFTAPRRENRRSWLYRLRPSANHPAFQPLAQGRLRSGPFDEVPASPNRLRWSPQPPPAQPTDFVDGLVTYAGNGDAASGAGISIHLYAANRSMVDRVFFDADGELLIVPQAGRLRLVTELGVLDVAPGEIAVVPRGVRFRAELPEGQAAGYVCENHGAFFRLPDLGPIGANGLANPRDFLTPVAAFEDVDRPTEVVQKFQGHLWSARYSHSPLDVVAWHGNLAPYKYDLARFNTINTVSFDHPDPSIFTVLTSPSEVPGTANCDFVIFPPRWMVAEHTFRPPWFHRNVMSEFMGLVHGVYDAKAGGFAPGGASLHNCMSGHGPDRTSYEQAVQADLKPHKIKDTLAFMFESRWVIRPTRFAMETPALQQDYDACWAGFQKAKLP comes from the coding sequence GTGACCACCCAGTCTTCCTCCGAGGTGTCGCCGGGGAGCGTCCTCAAGACGGCTCCCGGCGCCTATCTGTCTGGCTTTGGCAACGAGTTCGCCACCGAGGCGGTGCCCGGCGCACTGCCCGAGGGACAGAACTCACCCCAGCGGGCGCCGTTCGGCCTCTATGCCGAGCAGCTGTCGGGCTCGGCCTTCACGGCCCCGCGCCGGGAGAACCGGCGCTCCTGGCTGTACCGCCTGCGGCCCAGCGCCAACCACCCTGCGTTCCAGCCGCTGGCGCAGGGGCGCTTGCGCAGCGGGCCCTTCGACGAGGTGCCCGCCTCGCCCAACCGGCTGCGGTGGAGTCCCCAGCCCCCGCCGGCCCAGCCCACTGATTTCGTGGACGGGCTCGTCACCTACGCGGGCAACGGGGACGCGGCGTCGGGCGCGGGCATCAGCATCCACCTGTACGCGGCCAACCGCTCCATGGTGGACCGGGTGTTCTTCGACGCGGACGGCGAGCTGCTCATCGTCCCGCAGGCGGGGCGGTTGCGGCTGGTGACGGAGCTGGGCGTGCTGGACGTGGCGCCGGGCGAAATCGCGGTGGTGCCGCGCGGGGTTCGCTTCCGCGCGGAGCTGCCGGAGGGCCAGGCCGCCGGCTACGTCTGTGAGAACCACGGTGCGTTCTTCCGGCTGCCGGACCTGGGGCCCATTGGGGCCAATGGACTGGCCAACCCGCGCGACTTCCTGACGCCGGTGGCGGCCTTCGAGGACGTGGACCGGCCCACGGAGGTGGTGCAGAAGTTCCAGGGGCACCTGTGGTCGGCGCGGTATTCGCACTCACCGCTGGACGTGGTGGCGTGGCACGGGAACCTGGCGCCGTACAAGTACGACCTGGCCCGCTTCAACACCATCAACACGGTGAGCTTCGACCATCCGGACCCGTCCATCTTCACGGTCCTCACGTCGCCCAGCGAGGTGCCGGGCACGGCCAACTGCGACTTCGTCATCTTCCCGCCGCGTTGGATGGTGGCCGAGCACACCTTCCGGCCGCCCTGGTTCCACCGCAACGTGATGAGCGAGTTCATGGGGCTGGTGCACGGCGTCTACGACGCGAAGGCGGGCGGCTTCGCTCCGGGCGGCGCCTCGCTGCACAACTGCATGAGCGGCCATGGCCCGGACCGGACCAGCTACGAGCAGGCCGTCCAGGCAGACCTGAAGCCTCACAAAATCAAGGACACGCTGGCCTTCATGTTCGAGTCGCGCTGGGTCATCCGTCCCACGCGCTTCGCCATGGAGACGCCCGCGCTCCAGCAGGACTACGACGCGTGCTGGGCGGGCTTCCAGAAGGCGAAGTTGCCTTGA
- a CDS encoding Rieske (2Fe-2S) protein: MSAGGETVGRKRVWSTPANVKLLPVSALEDPGARNLVLQIGDAFFHGFLVRKGDAVHGYVDRCPHAGLPLARELDRYLTPDKGLIVCAWHGALFQVEDGLCVGGPCSGGRLTPWPVTVRDGMVVTG, translated from the coding sequence GTGAGCGCGGGAGGAGAGACGGTGGGGCGCAAGCGCGTCTGGTCGACGCCGGCCAACGTGAAGCTGCTCCCGGTGAGCGCCCTGGAGGACCCCGGGGCGCGCAACCTCGTCCTCCAGATTGGGGACGCCTTCTTCCACGGCTTCCTGGTGCGCAAGGGTGACGCGGTCCACGGCTACGTGGACCGGTGTCCCCACGCGGGCCTGCCGCTCGCGCGCGAGCTGGACCGCTACCTGACGCCGGACAAGGGGCTCATCGTCTGTGCCTGGCACGGGGCCCTGTTCCAGGTGGAGGACGGGCTGTGCGTGGGCGGGCCGTGTTCGGGTGGCCGGCTCACGCCGTGGCCGGTGACGGTGCGCGACGGCATGGTCGTCACCGGCTGA
- the hppD gene encoding 4-hydroxyphenylpyruvate dioxygenase, translated as MADTAENPLGLNGFEFVEFTSPQPEVMERLFERLGFTAYSKHPSKELVRYKQGGINLLINRDASGQAAEFRAEHGPSASGMAFRVANARTAYEMALERGAKAADPERGSLGEGSYVLEGIGGSLLYLVDRHGEKGTLYDSWQEIPGAEAAEAKNSVGLETLDHLTHNVRRGQMRTWSSFYNRIFGFTEQKYFDIKGQATGLFSQAMIAPDKAIRIPLNESQDDKSQIEEFIRQYKGEGIQHLALTTPDIYDTVERLRARGVALQDTLETYYDLVDKRVPNHGEDLARMRKNRILIDGSEEEGLLLQIFTENLFGPIFFEIIQRKGNEGFGNGNFQALFESIELDQIRRGVIKVD; from the coding sequence ATGGCGGATACGGCAGAGAACCCTCTTGGGCTGAATGGCTTCGAGTTCGTGGAGTTCACCAGCCCCCAGCCCGAGGTGATGGAGCGCCTCTTCGAGCGGCTGGGGTTCACCGCGTACTCCAAGCACCCGTCCAAGGAGCTGGTCCGCTACAAGCAGGGCGGCATCAACCTGCTCATCAACCGCGATGCCTCCGGGCAGGCCGCTGAGTTCCGCGCGGAGCACGGCCCGTCCGCCAGCGGCATGGCCTTCCGCGTGGCGAACGCGCGCACCGCCTACGAGATGGCCCTGGAGCGCGGCGCCAAGGCGGCGGACCCGGAGCGGGGCTCGCTGGGCGAGGGCTCCTATGTCCTGGAGGGCATCGGTGGCAGCCTGCTGTATCTGGTGGACCGCCACGGGGAGAAGGGGACGCTCTACGACTCCTGGCAGGAGATTCCTGGCGCCGAGGCGGCCGAGGCGAAGAACAGCGTGGGCCTGGAGACGCTGGACCACCTGACCCACAACGTGCGCCGCGGGCAGATGCGCACCTGGTCGTCCTTCTACAACCGCATCTTCGGCTTCACCGAGCAGAAGTACTTCGACATCAAGGGCCAGGCCACGGGCCTGTTCAGCCAGGCGATGATCGCTCCGGACAAGGCCATCCGGATTCCGCTCAACGAGAGCCAGGACGACAAGTCGCAGATTGAAGAGTTCATCCGCCAGTACAAGGGCGAGGGCATCCAGCACCTGGCGCTCACCACGCCGGACATCTACGACACCGTGGAGCGGCTGCGCGCGCGCGGCGTGGCGCTGCAGGACACGCTGGAAACCTACTACGACCTGGTCGACAAGCGCGTCCCCAACCACGGCGAGGACCTGGCCCGGATGCGCAAGAACCGCATCCTCATCGACGGCAGCGAGGAAGAGGGCCTGCTGCTCCAGATCTTCACCGAGAATCTCTTCGGGCCCATCTTCTTCGAAATCATCCAGCGCAAGGGCAACGAGGGGTTCGGGAACGGCAACTTCCAGGCGCTCTTCGAGTCCATCGAACTGGACCAGATTCGCCGCGGCGTCATCAAGGTCGACTAG
- a CDS encoding DUF6068 family protein: MRHVTCPVAALLGAALSFLPGCGSTMSSNPSLIDSQSQTSASQQAAEAWKRARVGDRVTYAFSATQGPTPGAADAARTLDGQLTLEVVSVQQPWVYVRVAFTDAAGNPLTQTRLAQDLVVPVRSDMTRSLDVPRPGQVTAERPSFSGRNWEATRYVSDQRPVDGPLRTRVYANDSALLYLTRGLLEASTESAGFRTPGGVKLSLREFQEGSSEASAPAPALERPLGPGAYYDRKVDMAPTHEVLRVCFTAERGYILRAEGPLGTGSEPCADFSKVEPESLEEVVMGLPWEALVSGEWPPSKDGARGTFTVGDRNVPAITDQRTEDLEGTQHVFMDTYAAEPWAPGLAGLPYEARFQSLSSGSERVGPGGQRESAGGSRIVQWGPWLGGQP, encoded by the coding sequence ATGCGCCACGTCACCTGTCCTGTCGCCGCGCTGCTGGGCGCGGCCCTGTCGTTCCTTCCTGGCTGTGGGAGCACGATGTCGAGCAATCCCTCGCTCATTGACTCTCAGAGCCAGACCTCCGCTTCTCAGCAGGCCGCGGAGGCCTGGAAGCGTGCCCGCGTGGGCGACCGCGTCACCTATGCCTTCTCCGCGACCCAGGGCCCCACCCCCGGTGCGGCTGACGCCGCGCGCACGCTCGACGGCCAGTTGACGCTGGAGGTCGTGTCCGTCCAGCAGCCCTGGGTCTATGTGCGGGTGGCCTTCACGGACGCGGCGGGCAATCCGTTGACGCAGACGCGGCTGGCGCAGGACCTGGTGGTTCCCGTGCGCTCAGACATGACGCGCTCGCTGGACGTGCCGCGTCCAGGGCAGGTGACGGCGGAGCGTCCTTCCTTCTCCGGGCGCAACTGGGAGGCCACTCGCTATGTCAGCGATCAACGGCCCGTGGACGGTCCGCTGCGCACGCGCGTGTATGCCAATGATTCGGCATTGCTCTACCTGACGCGTGGCCTGCTGGAGGCCAGCACGGAGTCAGCCGGGTTCCGGACGCCGGGCGGCGTCAAGCTGTCGCTGCGTGAGTTCCAGGAGGGTTCCTCCGAGGCCAGCGCCCCCGCGCCCGCGCTGGAGCGGCCCCTGGGGCCCGGCGCGTACTACGACAGGAAGGTGGACATGGCGCCCACGCACGAGGTGCTGCGCGTGTGTTTCACCGCGGAGCGCGGCTACATCCTGCGCGCGGAGGGTCCGTTGGGCACTGGGAGCGAGCCGTGTGCCGACTTCTCCAAGGTGGAGCCTGAGTCCCTGGAGGAGGTGGTGATGGGCCTTCCTTGGGAGGCGCTGGTTTCGGGCGAGTGGCCTCCCTCCAAGGACGGCGCCCGTGGCACCTTCACCGTGGGAGACCGGAACGTGCCCGCCATCACGGACCAACGCACGGAGGACCTGGAGGGCACGCAGCACGTCTTCATGGACACCTACGCGGCGGAGCCCTGGGCGCCGGGGCTCGCGGGCCTGCCGTATGAAGCGCGCTTCCAGTCGCTCTCCAGCGGCTCCGAGCGCGTGGGCCCCGGTGGGCAGCGTGAGTCCGCGGGCGGCAGTCGGATCGTCCAGTGGGGCCCGTGGCTCGGCGGGCAGCCGTGA
- the prtB gene encoding M57 family metalloprotease PrtB, whose product MPMFQKMFKGAAVLAVTGSMMLTGCGTDVQADSQHEHEEIISNLVEAGFPADDILVSDGQVYVGRDSHVTLEASREMLQTDLKTQEQYRTTNLVSSSITRICIVPNSAYAANSTLMSALDRAIANYNALGLSFTMQRGGSGCSATISARTMSGAGGSAGFPSGGRPYGIINIGTGTATYGVAVVEHVVTHELGHAVGLRHSDYYNRSISCGGAATNEGSAGVGAIHIPGTPTTATRGGSLMNSCFGSSETGNFKSSDVTALQYLY is encoded by the coding sequence ATGCCCATGTTCCAGAAGATGTTCAAGGGAGCTGCAGTCCTCGCGGTGACCGGTAGCATGATGCTGACGGGCTGCGGCACTGACGTGCAGGCCGATTCGCAGCACGAGCATGAAGAGATCATCTCCAACCTGGTCGAGGCCGGCTTCCCGGCGGACGACATCCTGGTCTCCGACGGCCAGGTGTACGTGGGTCGCGACTCGCACGTGACGCTCGAGGCGTCCCGCGAGATGCTCCAGACGGACCTGAAGACGCAGGAGCAGTACCGCACGACGAACCTCGTCTCCTCCTCCATCACCCGCATCTGCATCGTCCCGAACTCCGCGTACGCCGCCAACTCCACGCTGATGTCCGCCCTTGACCGGGCGATCGCCAACTACAACGCGCTGGGCCTGTCGTTCACCATGCAGCGCGGCGGCTCCGGCTGCAGCGCGACCATCTCCGCGCGCACCATGTCCGGCGCTGGCGGCTCGGCGGGCTTCCCCTCCGGCGGCCGTCCCTACGGCATCATCAACATCGGCACCGGCACCGCCACCTACGGCGTGGCCGTGGTCGAGCACGTCGTGACCCACGAGCTGGGCCACGCCGTGGGCCTGCGTCACTCTGACTACTACAACCGCAGCATCAGCTGCGGTGGCGCGGCCACCAACGAGGGCAGCGCGGGCGTTGGCGCCATCCACATCCCGGGCACGCCGACCACGGCCACCCGCGGCGGCTCGCTCATGAACTCCTGCTTCGGCTCGTCCGAGACGGGTAACTTCAAGAGCTCCGACGTCACGGCGCTCCAGTACCTGTACTGA
- a CDS encoding trypsin-like serine peptidase: MARRPTDIHVTLWGSLLAGTVFLGLTACGGRSEPTEPAVCEPPASPEVRAFAQCGPTLDFTPINSYVGEFSDVIQDREDAVVLIDGRCTGTLIQASAGPVVLTAGHCVNLGDIPLIVFNFEDDADGDPLITEGTVIEQSMEPDYALIQLDVLPDVRPIRLTAQATEKLAIIQHPRGRPKVIAEGRYLDACNNLFFYGDLDTLVGSSGAGVLNQQGHLLGVHTDGDCEVNGRGSNRGAPAEVIVEASAYLQIEDIAVPSTVTRTKGADAPSARLAP, from the coding sequence ATGGCGCGACGCCCCACAGACATCCACGTGACGCTGTGGGGTTCGCTCCTCGCTGGGACCGTCTTCCTGGGCCTCACCGCCTGCGGAGGACGGTCCGAGCCCACCGAGCCTGCGGTCTGTGAGCCACCCGCCAGTCCGGAGGTTCGTGCTTTCGCGCAGTGCGGTCCGACGCTCGACTTCACTCCCATCAACAGCTACGTCGGCGAGTTCTCGGACGTCATCCAGGACCGGGAAGACGCCGTCGTGCTCATTGACGGGCGCTGCACCGGAACGCTGATTCAAGCAAGCGCGGGCCCCGTGGTGCTCACCGCGGGCCACTGTGTCAACCTCGGGGACATCCCGCTCATCGTCTTCAACTTCGAGGACGACGCGGACGGCGACCCTTTGATTACGGAGGGCACCGTCATCGAGCAGTCGATGGAGCCGGACTACGCGCTCATCCAGCTCGACGTCCTCCCGGACGTCAGGCCCATCCGGCTGACGGCCCAGGCCACCGAGAAACTGGCCATCATCCAGCACCCCCGCGGACGCCCCAAGGTCATTGCCGAGGGCCGGTATCTGGACGCGTGCAACAACCTCTTCTTCTACGGGGACCTGGACACGCTGGTCGGCAGCTCCGGCGCGGGCGTACTCAACCAGCAAGGGCACCTGCTGGGCGTCCACACCGACGGAGACTGTGAGGTCAACGGCCGGGGCTCCAATCGGGGCGCGCCCGCGGAGGTCATCGTCGAAGCCTCCGCGTATCTGCAAATCGAAGACATCGCCGTGCCGTCCACGGTGACGCGCACGAAGGGGGCGGACGCCCCATCCGCGCGGCTCGCACCCTGA
- a CDS encoding MATE family efflux transporter, with product MEVAASPKADPHGAPSLGLFRLTWPIFLELLLFMMMGTADTLMLSGVSDDAVASVGVVNQYVFICILIMEVVGHGAAIVVAQYLGARKQTEAARISAIAVTLNLALGITVSAGLLLSGDAILGGMNLQGHMLAYAKTYLHIVGGFLFLQALINVFAGLLRTYGFTRASMFVSLGMNVLHVGGNYVLIAGHFGFPAMGVAGAAISTVVSRAIALGVFVYVLYRVMPVKMAPRDYVTFSKDYVRKILKVGLPSAFEQATYQGCQTVFLYYVTFLGAVALASRQYAHAISQYVFLCSLAIGMGTSIIVGRLVGANRADDAYQQALRSLKWGLAITLVVDVAVVLLRVPIVSLFTENADIVRLTAQVIVIGLALETGRCFNLVLINALRAAGDATFTVYMGIASMVCMSLPLGYYLVFHMGLGLAGVWMAVAADEWVRGITMWLRWKSRAWEKQVLVSLDAETEAEAAPVAAAA from the coding sequence ATGGAAGTCGCAGCATCCCCGAAAGCCGATCCACACGGCGCACCGTCGCTGGGGCTGTTCCGGCTCACGTGGCCCATCTTCCTGGAGCTGCTGCTCTTCATGATGATGGGCACGGCGGACACGCTGATGCTCAGCGGCGTGTCGGATGACGCCGTCGCCTCGGTGGGCGTCGTCAATCAGTACGTCTTCATCTGCATCCTCATCATGGAGGTCGTGGGTCACGGCGCGGCCATCGTCGTGGCCCAGTACCTGGGCGCGCGCAAACAGACAGAGGCCGCGCGCATCTCCGCCATCGCCGTCACCCTGAACCTCGCGCTCGGCATCACCGTCAGCGCGGGGCTGCTGCTCAGCGGGGATGCCATCCTGGGCGGGATGAACCTTCAGGGCCACATGCTGGCGTACGCCAAGACGTACCTGCACATCGTCGGCGGCTTCCTGTTCCTCCAGGCCCTCATCAACGTCTTCGCCGGGCTGCTGCGCACCTACGGCTTCACACGCGCGTCCATGTTCGTCTCCCTGGGAATGAACGTGCTGCACGTGGGTGGCAACTACGTGCTCATCGCCGGCCACTTCGGCTTCCCCGCGATGGGCGTGGCGGGCGCGGCCATCTCCACCGTGGTGAGCCGGGCCATCGCGCTGGGGGTCTTCGTCTACGTCCTGTACCGGGTGATGCCGGTGAAGATGGCGCCGCGCGACTACGTGACGTTCTCCAAGGACTACGTCCGCAAGATTCTCAAGGTCGGCCTGCCCTCCGCCTTCGAGCAGGCCACGTACCAGGGCTGCCAGACGGTGTTCCTGTACTACGTGACGTTCCTGGGCGCGGTGGCGCTGGCGTCCCGACAGTACGCACACGCCATCTCCCAGTATGTCTTCCTGTGCAGCCTGGCCATTGGCATGGGGACGTCCATCATCGTGGGCAGGCTGGTGGGCGCCAACCGCGCCGACGACGCGTACCAGCAGGCCCTGCGCAGCCTGAAGTGGGGCCTGGCCATCACCCTGGTCGTGGACGTGGCCGTCGTCCTCCTCCGCGTCCCCATCGTCTCGCTCTTCACCGAGAACGCCGACATCGTCCGGCTGACAGCGCAGGTCATCGTCATCGGGCTCGCGCTGGAGACGGGGCGCTGCTTCAACCTGGTGCTCATCAACGCCCTGCGCGCCGCGGGTGACGCGACGTTCACCGTCTACATGGGCATCGCGTCCATGGTCTGCATGAGCCTGCCGCTGGGCTACTACCTCGTCTTCCACATGGGCCTGGGACTGGCCGGCGTGTGGATGGCGGTGGCCGCGGATGAATGGGTGCGCGGCATCACCATGTGGCTGCGCTGGAAGAGCCGCGCCTGGGAGAAGCAGGTCCTGGTCTCCCTCGACGCGGAGACGGAGGCGGAGGCCGCGCCCGTCGCAGCGGCCGCCTGA